Part of the Euleptes europaea isolate rEulEur1 unplaced genomic scaffold, rEulEur1.hap1 scaffold_175, whole genome shotgun sequence genome, tctgaagcgcctcccagccaatccggagtcgctgcggaccgcccgtggcgcggggccaggcaaagccgcgcctcgacccctcgcctccagcccgggaagggaaggggaaggaaggctgcttcccggggggtgagtggaggcggccgggcgcgtgccggccgagagggctacgcgtgccagagtcggcacgcgtgccataggttcgccaacacggacctagggGGTGTAGATGGGAGAGAAGGTTTTGCCATTTCCCAATGCAGTAGCAAACCCCTGGGAAGACACTTTCCTCAATAAACAGCCATAGTACAGAATACAGAGCTAGTAATACCCTTTTACACTGCCTTTTTGgtgcatgcttagggttgccaacctccaggtggtgcctggagatcgcctgctattacaactgatctccagccgatagagatcagttcccttggagaaaatgaccgccttggcaattggactctatggcattgaagttcctcccctctccaaaccctgccctcctcaggctccgccccaaaaacctcccgccggtggcaaagagggacttggcaaccctatgcatgctaCAAGTGTAGGAATTCACTTATCTGCAGTAAGAGAAGCTTCAGGTCTGCTCAGCTGCAGAACTCTGTGGATTCTAGCAGGCTCTGACCACACAAGAGCATCCACCTTTGTCTCTGTTGCACTGGTACCTTTTGTTTTTGAGGTTCAGGGTTTAGTCTGGGTTATGCCCAGAATTCTTTCCAAATTTTTGAGTTCGGTAAACATGAAGGTTACAGTCCTGGACGCAGGCTGTTTAAGACCCATCCATTCAAGCCAAGGGGAGTTAAGCAGTTGCACTGTGCAGCAAAAATCATTTTAATGCTTGTTGACTTTCGTGTCAAGGAGATGTCACCTTGTCCACATCTCAATATCATGGGACTGCTTTGATTTGCTCCCTAGCATCGGGCATTCAGAGGTCCATTACtactggacatggaggttccatttcaccCAAACCATGAGGAACTAGCTTCGTCACTCCTTACCCAGGAGAAAGGTGCTTCTCTGCCCCAGGAGAGGGACAGTCGACTACAAGCCTGCCCAGCTGAGCATCCAATCAAGGGGGCATGGTGCCAGAGGGCACTGAGAACCCTCCACACAGCCCTCTTATCCAGTGGTTTCCCCAAAAAGCATTTGAGAGACCCTTTTCTTCATTGCCTCCTCACAGGGAGCTGCCttttaccgaatcagaccctcggtcaatcaaagtcagtattgtctactcagaccaacagcagttctctagggtctcaggcagaggtctttcacatcacctacttgcctagtccctttaactggagatgccagggattgaacctgggaccttctgcatgccaagcagaggctctgccactgagccacagcccttcctcataGGTGCACAGTCAGTACCCATGTGCAATGAAAACTTGGGACCATTGCAGATTGGGCTGCACTGTTTGCAAGTGGTTTCTTTTCGGCTGCCTGCATGGCACAGGCTGTCGGCATGCCCGCTTTTGTGACAAAGAGTTTGAACAAGAACAACATGCGCCTCTACAGATGCAACTTCAGGCTTCCCCTCTTGCATGGATAACCCACGCCCACCTCTGACTGTACCTGCAGGTATAGGGTCTGCAGCACAGTTCAAACCGGGCAGTTTTATGGCACGTGTTGAAAATGTCATGCACCAATTGGCTCTATACATACAAAGAAGAACCTTTGGGGCTGCATAGTAAGAATGATCTAATTCAGTATTCCAATAGTGGGCAGCCGCACACCACTGGGAGACTGATAACCAGGACATGCATACCTACTTGTCCTGTTGCTTGTTCCAGCACCCAAAGGtaaactgcctttgaacatggaggctccatttcaaTCAGTCCAGCAGGAAAGCCTTAGAACAAATGCAAAGTTAACTTCCAACAACTGTCTGAGAGACGATTCTCCTACCTGCCTTCTAGAAGCCACGGCACTATTGATCCCCTTGTTGTTCCCTTTGGTCTTGTTTGGGGCCCCCAAATCATTCTTCCATGTCTTGGAGTTTCCTTTGGGATCTGAAGGAATGGGGTTCAGGAACAAGATCCTGGCGATCAACCCATACAGGACGGTAGCTAGTATCATTGGCACGACATAAAATATTCCAAAGTCCATCATGTAAATTGGAGAATAGTAGCTCCGAGGCACCTTGTACCCACATGACACCACCGTGGCATCTTTGTAGGCTACCGTGTTGAGATCTAGCAAGAAAAACCAGAGCAGGCAGTAAATGGAGGTGAATGCCCAGACAAAAATAATGATCTTTTTGGCTCTAGAGAAAGTGCATAAAAACTGGGCTTTGATTGGGTGGCAAATGGCGATGTACCTCTCAACGGTGAAGGCAGTGATCGAGCAAGAAGAAGCATTGATGCCGAGGTACTGGAGGTAAGTGATGCAGAGACACCCGATGTAGCCGTAGACCCAGGATCCAAAGATGCTCTCTGTGATGTTCGGGAGTCCCGCCGCCACGAGCACCATGAGGTCGGCTACCGCCAGGCTCACCAGGTAGCAGTTTGTGGGGGTCCTCATGTGCTTCGTCCTgaccaccaccagcaccaccatgACGTTGCCCACAATGCCTAACCCACAGATGAGGAGGACCAAAAAGATGGTGGCCACCTGGTATTCAACGGTGACTGCCTCTCGGCTGGGCAGGAATCCCGTTTGGTTCTGGCCATCGCCCGTGCTGTTCTCCATCTTCAGCCAGCTGCTTCTGCCCATCAGCCACCCGGTCAGCACATCTTCTCCTCGCCTCCCTGAGGAAAGTTGTCCACAGTGAACAGTGCATGAGATGTCGCTCCCTTGTATATCTCTGGACATATCCCTCCCTTCGTTTCCAAGTGTTTCGGATCTCCCTCCCTGGCACACACACAACATTGACTTCCCACACAAGCAGGCCCATCTCTCTTAATCTATTTCAGGGGCTCCTTCCGTTCTTAAGCCAATTTTGCTATGATGCCACACAGACGGCTGTGGGAGGGAAGTCGGATGCCTCAGGAGAAAAGAGAGATGTAAAGTTAGGGCTCTCTCTTTTCACTACTGGGCATTTGAGGGTAGGAAATGAAGGCTGAAGACAGGTTGGGGAAGGGGGATTGAAAATATACCCATGGAGGCGTCAAAATGTTTCAAAAATCTGCAGCATCTCACTGAGCAAAATCCACAGTGGGACAAAAAGGAATGTGTGGATAAAATAAGGGTCGACGGTGCCTCTGTCGTTCCTAATACAACTCTAAAACCATCCTCTGTCTGCTGCCAAATAGGATCTCTGGGCTGGACCGATTCATCTCTCTCAGATCAAAGCATCCTTCCCAGGAGGCAACCCCAAAGGGGTCTTGCTCAGCTAGCCACAAAAGAGGGCAAAGAAAGGAATGGTCTGTCTGTCGAGAGCATTCGAGTCACAACCCTCTCGCGATGTACGATCTCACTGGAAAGCATGCATTAATCGGCACCACACGGACTTCAGCGCTGTTTCattgcctcccctgcccccctatACAAGATGAGATAAAGAACTTACCTTGGGCTTTGTAGGGACCGGGGATCTGTCCGGGGGCCGATGCGGTGAGCTCCGTCACAACTTTTCCAGGCCAGAGGAAGCTTCACCCCTCGACCATGCGCTGCTCCTGGTTCGAGCTTCAGAGCGCCAGCATCCTTTCAGCCCTTCCAGCGGATgtgcctgatctcctcagagctCCTGAGCTGTCAAATCGCAAGCGATTAGGATGACTTTAAAAAAGAgataagggaaagggaaaggagggggggaagcacacagagagagatcaGTTTTCTCAGGAGCGCTCATGGGAAACCCAAACAGTGATGTGCTGCTTATGTTCCCCTGTGAAACTACATCTAGAACGTGTGTCTGGaaactctctctccctcctcctcctcctctaacctGCTATGAATTTTCACActtgagagagagggggagagagaagagagggaatagccaagtccccccccctttgcagtgttttattaaAGAGCCACAGCCAGTTTCTATCTCTACCTTCagttcctttttattttgccagtttTGGCGTTAGAGGGCTACAGATGAAATCAGATTAGAAATccaattttctttcttcttcttttaaatttgCGGGACTTCTCTTTCCTGTCAATGGCAGCAGTTCCAGAAATAGCAGGTTGCGTGAAGGAACGGAGGGAAATTGGATGTCGTAACAGGTTTAGGGCTGAAGAGGCTGTTGTTGAAAAAGGATGAAAGAAAGCAATTGGGAGATTTCAGTTGGACATGAGCTTTGAAAAAGGTTGATGCTCGGAACCATAATATCAGGGCAACAACCAATGGTTCTgatagggagccagtgtggtgtagtggttaagagcagtggtttggagtggtggactctaatctggtaaactgggttggttttcccagtcctacacatgaagccaaatggatgaccttgggctagtcacactctctcagccccacctacttcacagggtgtctgttttggggaggggaagggaaaggtgattgtaagccagtttgattcttccttaagtggtagagaaagtcggcatataaaaaaacaactctttttctccttcctttagGTGGATTTTGTAGTttgctggagggtttttttatttgttgtgtTGTTGCCagcaagtcacatctgacttatggcgaccccagtacgggtttcaaggcaagagacattcagaagtggcttgccattgccttcctctgtgtcatgtcctggtattccttggaggtctcccatccaaatacttgccagggtcgaccctgcttagctgccaagaccTAACAAGATTGGccagcctgagctatccaggtcagggcagtctgcCATACAAGGTGAGAAAAAGGACCAGATCAGACACAATAGCAGGGCCAGGTGTAAGGGCTCTGGGATCACTGCAATGTTGCACATGTGCACATCTACCCAAAACACAATCCAgatagagggttggatccagctagcttttcaGCTAATGGGAAAGGGACAAGGGGTCACCAAAAATGCTATGCCAAGGATCATGGAACCTGCATAGGAAAAACTAATGTGGGATAGGGGCTGTGGTAAAGAGTAGAATTGGGTAGGATTGAGTgggga contains:
- the LOC130493088 gene encoding thyrotropin-releasing hormone receptor-like; translation: MENSTGDGQNQTGFLPSREAVTVEYQVATIFLVLLICGLGIVGNVMVVLVVVRTKHMRTPTNCYLVSLAVADLMVLVAAGLPNITESIFGSWVYGYIGCLCITYLQYLGINASSCSITAFTVERYIAICHPIKAQFLCTFSRAKKIIIFVWAFTSIYCLLWFFLLDLNTVAYKDATVVSCGYKVPRSYYSPIYMMDFGIFYVVPMILATVLYGLIARILFLNPIPSDPKGNSKTWKNDLGAPNKTKGNNKGINSAVASRRQVTKMLAVVVILFALLWMPYRTLVVINSFLSNPFQENWFLLFCRICIYLNSAINPVIYNLMSQKFRAAFRKLCKCQQKQSEKPTNYSVALTYSVIKESDHFNTELDDITITDAYLSSSKVSFDDTCVSSEVKACC